From Luteococcus japonicus, one genomic window encodes:
- the pknB gene encoding Stk1 family PASTA domain-containing Ser/Thr kinase — MTQPDTILGGRYKLDEVIGRGGMAEVWRAVDVRLGREVAVKRLRVDLATDPTFQARFRREAQSAAGLNHPNIVSTYDTGEEPDEKTGIAVPWIVMELVEGHTLRDLLRSDDPIPPEKAFEWTQGVLDALGTSHRAGIIHRDIKPANVMLTPSGRVKVMDFGIARAVADTSATMTQTAAVIGTAQYLSPEQARGETVDNRSDIYSAGCLLYELLCGRPPFVGDSPVSVAYQHVREAPVPPSTLDPKLTPQMDAIVLKSLAKDPAQRYQDAREMRDDIARLLAGQQVQAAVPAAPVAPTAVTTPLDQSSGATTVVAASASSASPAGVGTLTGEQDAIMDEEPKKRSPIAWILALLLAALLAIGGISAYVYLRPTSNADMATVPTVIGQTEQGASAQLTTAGFRVETTHTYGEEDTVNQVVDQNPLAGKEAPKGSAVTITINDGPKTNKIPTNIVGMTTDDARRALVEAGFVTKNITTEKARPDQEKEHLDFKAGQVVTSNPAPGADVVPATQKVVLSLATGKSVVPNLVGMTWDDAQKTAQESGFTLTQDPPSSDPKATVKSQWPRANGREEAVRADGINVTMNTAQPVAPPTPASATPTTETPSAQPSATETQTTDEVDVPKVTNKPRDAAISELKAAGFHVITTPAEVTDQAMVGTVVDQSPAGGKAAKGSTVTIGVGQAAATPSPAPSSEQSSAAPSKPA; from the coding sequence ATGACCCAGCCAGACACGATCCTCGGCGGGCGGTACAAGCTCGACGAGGTGATCGGCCGAGGTGGCATGGCCGAGGTCTGGCGCGCCGTCGACGTGCGCCTGGGCCGCGAGGTGGCGGTCAAGCGGCTTCGCGTCGACCTGGCGACGGACCCCACCTTCCAGGCCCGCTTCCGCCGCGAGGCCCAGTCCGCGGCCGGGTTGAACCACCCCAACATCGTCTCCACCTATGACACCGGCGAGGAGCCCGACGAGAAGACCGGGATCGCCGTCCCGTGGATCGTGATGGAGCTCGTCGAGGGCCATACCCTGCGGGACCTGCTGCGCTCCGACGACCCGATCCCGCCGGAGAAGGCCTTCGAGTGGACCCAGGGGGTGCTCGACGCCCTGGGCACCAGCCACCGGGCCGGCATCATCCACCGTGACATCAAGCCCGCCAATGTGATGCTGACCCCCAGCGGCCGGGTCAAGGTGATGGACTTCGGCATTGCGCGCGCCGTCGCGGACACCTCGGCGACGATGACGCAGACGGCGGCCGTGATCGGCACCGCACAGTACCTCTCCCCCGAGCAGGCCCGCGGCGAGACCGTGGACAACCGCTCGGACATCTACTCGGCCGGCTGCCTGCTCTACGAGCTGTTGTGCGGCCGCCCGCCCTTCGTCGGCGACTCACCGGTCAGCGTCGCCTACCAGCACGTCCGCGAGGCCCCGGTGCCACCGTCGACGCTGGACCCCAAGCTCACGCCACAGATGGACGCCATCGTGCTGAAGTCCCTGGCCAAGGACCCCGCGCAGCGCTACCAGGACGCCCGGGAGATGCGCGACGACATCGCACGGCTGCTGGCCGGCCAGCAGGTGCAGGCCGCGGTGCCCGCTGCCCCCGTCGCGCCGACGGCAGTGACGACTCCGCTCGACCAGTCCTCGGGGGCCACCACGGTGGTGGCCGCCAGCGCCTCCAGCGCCAGCCCGGCCGGGGTGGGGACGCTGACAGGCGAGCAGGACGCCATCATGGACGAGGAGCCCAAGAAGCGTTCCCCCATTGCCTGGATCCTGGCCCTGCTGCTCGCGGCCCTGCTGGCCATCGGCGGGATCAGCGCCTACGTCTACCTGAGGCCCACCAGCAATGCGGACATGGCCACCGTGCCCACCGTCATCGGCCAGACCGAGCAGGGCGCCAGCGCGCAGCTGACCACGGCGGGCTTCCGGGTGGAGACCACCCACACCTATGGCGAGGAGGACACCGTCAACCAGGTGGTGGACCAGAACCCGCTGGCCGGCAAGGAGGCCCCGAAGGGTTCGGCGGTGACCATCACGATCAATGACGGCCCCAAGACCAACAAGATCCCCACCAACATCGTCGGCATGACCACCGACGACGCCCGCAGGGCGCTGGTGGAGGCCGGCTTCGTCACCAAGAACATCACCACCGAGAAGGCTCGCCCGGATCAGGAGAAGGAACACCTGGACTTCAAGGCCGGGCAGGTGGTGACCTCGAATCCTGCGCCGGGAGCCGACGTGGTTCCTGCCACCCAGAAGGTGGTCCTATCGCTTGCCACCGGTAAGTCAGTGGTGCCAAATCTCGTGGGGATGACTTGGGACGACGCCCAGAAGACTGCGCAGGAATCTGGCTTCACACTCACCCAAGACCCTCCTTCGTCTGATCCCAAGGCGACTGTCAAGAGTCAGTGGCCCAGGGCCAACGGCCGCGAAGAAGCTGTCCGCGCCGATGGAATCAATGTCACGATGAACACGGCGCAGCCCGTCGCGCCCCCGACCCCGGCCTCGGCCACGCCCACCACCGAGACTCCCTCGGCACAACCGTCGGCCACCGAGACCCAGACCACCGACGAGGTGGACGTGCCCAAGGTCACCAACAAGCCCCGGGATGCCGCCATCAGCGAGTTGAAGGCGGCCGGCTTCCACGTCATCACCACCCCCGCCGAGGTGACGGACCAGGCGATGGTCGGCACCGTCGTGGACCAGAGCCCCGCCGGCGGCAAGGCCGCCAAGGGTTCCACCGTGACGATCGGCGTGGGGCAGGCAGCGGCCACCCCGTCGCCGGCGCCCTCCAGTGAGCAGTCCAGCGCCGCCCCCTCGAAGCCGGCCTGA
- a CDS encoding cell division protein CrgA has translation MPPNQEKVLPESKVRKAAATKHKVESKQEIAAKRRDRERHTATRSTAWVPYAFITTGLLGVAWLVVFYIAGDMVPGMRALGNWNVLVGMGLMMSAFGIATMWK, from the coding sequence ATGCCACCCAACCAGGAGAAGGTCTTGCCCGAGTCGAAGGTCCGAAAGGCTGCCGCCACCAAGCACAAGGTGGAATCCAAGCAGGAGATCGCCGCCAAGCGTCGTGACCGTGAACGCCACACGGCCACCCGCAGCACCGCGTGGGTGCCGTATGCCTTCATCACCACGGGTCTGCTGGGCGTCGCCTGGCTGGTGGTCTTCTACATCGCCGGGGACATGGTGCCGGGCATGCGTGCGCTCGGCAACTGGAATGTCCTGGTGGGGATGGGCCTGATGATGTCGGCCTTCGGCATCGCCACCATGTGGAAGTAA
- the lysS gene encoding lysine--tRNA ligase, which produces MQVRRDKRERILEAGKQAYPADLRRSHTLTTVRATWGHLTAGEETTDEVTIGGRVVFIRNTGKLAFATLQDGFTHADSGERLQVMLSLAEVGEEALTAWKADVDLGDFVWVRGRVICSKRGELSVMAAEWRMASKALRPLPTLHKELSEEARVRQRYADLVVRQEARDMVRTRAAIYQAIRRTLDGQGFLEIETPTLQLVHGGAAARPFNTHLNAFDIDMTLRIALELYLKRAMVGGADRVYEMGRIFRNEGIDSSHSAEFTMLEAYMSWGDQFTIADVIKDVVMAAAEATGIHQIETDKGTIDLDGEWTWLSFYPGLSEAMGEAITIDTSAERLIELLEEREIDHDPKWAPGKLAMELFGEVVEPTLLNPTFVCDYPAIAQPLARPHRSEPGLVEAWDLIIGGMERGTGFSELVDPVVQRDVLTKQSLAAAAGDPEAMQLDEDFLNALEFGCPPMGGLGLGIDRLVMLFTDAGIRETILFPLLKPLG; this is translated from the coding sequence ATGCAGGTTCGGCGCGACAAGCGCGAGCGCATCCTGGAGGCGGGCAAGCAGGCCTACCCCGCCGATCTTCGTCGCAGCCACACCCTGACAACGGTCCGCGCCACCTGGGGGCACCTGACCGCCGGTGAGGAGACCACCGACGAGGTGACCATCGGTGGCCGCGTCGTGTTCATCCGCAACACCGGCAAGCTGGCCTTCGCCACGCTGCAGGACGGCTTCACCCATGCCGATTCTGGTGAGCGGCTGCAGGTGATGCTGAGCCTCGCCGAGGTGGGCGAGGAGGCCCTGACGGCATGGAAGGCCGACGTGGACCTGGGCGACTTCGTCTGGGTGCGTGGCCGCGTGATCTGCTCCAAGCGCGGTGAGTTGTCCGTGATGGCCGCCGAGTGGCGGATGGCCTCCAAGGCGCTCCGCCCGCTCCCGACGCTGCACAAGGAACTCTCCGAGGAGGCCCGCGTCCGCCAGCGCTATGCGGACCTGGTCGTGCGCCAGGAGGCCCGGGACATGGTGCGCACCCGCGCCGCCATCTACCAGGCGATTCGTCGCACGCTTGACGGCCAGGGCTTCCTGGAGATCGAGACCCCGACGCTGCAGCTGGTCCACGGTGGTGCCGCGGCACGACCCTTCAACACCCACCTCAATGCCTTCGACATCGACATGACCCTGCGCATCGCGCTGGAGCTCTACCTCAAGCGGGCGATGGTGGGCGGCGCGGACCGCGTCTACGAGATGGGCCGCATCTTCCGCAATGAGGGCATCGACTCCTCGCACTCGGCGGAGTTCACCATGCTCGAGGCCTACATGAGCTGGGGCGACCAGTTCACCATCGCCGACGTCATCAAGGACGTCGTGATGGCGGCCGCCGAGGCCACCGGCATCCACCAGATCGAGACCGACAAGGGCACCATCGACCTCGACGGCGAGTGGACGTGGCTCAGCTTCTACCCGGGGCTGTCCGAGGCGATGGGGGAGGCCATCACCATCGACACCTCCGCCGAGCGACTCATCGAGCTGCTTGAGGAGCGCGAGATCGACCACGACCCGAAGTGGGCCCCCGGCAAGTTGGCGATGGAGCTCTTCGGTGAGGTCGTCGAGCCGACTCTGCTCAACCCCACCTTCGTCTGCGACTACCCGGCCATCGCCCAGCCGCTGGCGCGTCCGCACCGCAGCGAGCCCGGCCTGGTGGAGGCCTGGGACCTGATCATCGGCGGCATGGAGCGCGGCACCGGCTTCAGCGAGCTGGTGGATCCCGTCGTCCAGCGCGACGTGCTGACCAAGCAGTCGCTGGCGGCCGCCGCGGGCGATCCCGAGGCGATGCAGCTCGACGAGGACTTCCTCAATGCCCTGGAATTCGGCTGCCCGCCCATGGGTGGCCTTGGCCTGGGCATCGACCGCCTGGTGATGCTGTTCACCGACGCGGGTATCCGCGAGACGATCCTCTTCCCGCTGCTGAAGCCGCTGGGCTGA
- a CDS encoding peptidoglycan D,D-transpeptidase FtsI family protein — translation MNHPIRRVALVAAMMFFALLANLSYSAVFRDASLDADARNRRTRDAEFAMERGAILVGSTPIAQTKASKGRFNYTREYSEGPLYAAATGYYSYDFARAGLESSYNTQLSGTDDSQAFGRLMDTVTGKKPAGASLQTTLDAKAQRAASQALGTRKGAVVAIDYRTGAVKALVSKPSYDPNELATTDLAAAQQAWRKLNADPGRPLVNRATKETYPPGSTFKLVTAAAALEDGRTADSTVASPASMTLPQTSTKLSNEVDCGGATSTIDHALQVSCNTAFANLGMELGADKVREQAEKFGFDSSLEGDLNPATSRFPASPDKPQTAMSAIGQFDVAATPLQMAVVAAGIANDGQVMQPYLVQEVRNPDLSVLTSNDARELERAMDTDNARALKQMMVNVVTNGTGTAARVGGITVGGKTGTAQWDLKKNPYAWFVGFAEEPHVAIAVFIEDAQVSRSDIAGGRLAGPVFAAVVESMR, via the coding sequence ATGAACCACCCGATCCGTCGGGTTGCCCTGGTGGCGGCGATGATGTTCTTCGCCCTGCTGGCCAACCTCAGCTACTCGGCCGTCTTCCGCGATGCCTCGCTGGATGCCGACGCGCGCAACCGTCGCACCCGGGACGCAGAGTTCGCCATGGAACGCGGTGCGATCCTCGTCGGCAGCACCCCGATTGCCCAGACCAAGGCGTCCAAGGGCCGTTTCAACTACACCCGGGAATACTCCGAGGGCCCCCTCTACGCGGCGGCGACGGGCTACTACTCCTATGACTTCGCGCGGGCCGGGCTCGAGTCCAGCTACAACACGCAGTTGTCCGGCACCGACGACTCGCAGGCCTTCGGCCGGCTGATGGACACGGTCACGGGCAAGAAGCCGGCCGGCGCCAGCCTGCAGACCACCCTCGATGCCAAGGCGCAGCGCGCCGCCAGCCAGGCCCTGGGCACCCGCAAGGGCGCCGTGGTGGCCATCGACTACCGCACCGGGGCGGTCAAGGCCCTGGTCAGCAAGCCCAGCTATGACCCCAACGAGTTGGCCACCACGGACCTCGCGGCGGCCCAGCAGGCGTGGAGGAAGCTGAATGCGGACCCCGGACGCCCGCTGGTGAACCGCGCCACCAAGGAGACCTATCCCCCCGGCTCCACCTTCAAGCTGGTCACTGCCGCCGCGGCGCTGGAGGACGGCCGCACCGCTGATTCCACCGTCGCCTCACCGGCGTCGATGACCCTGCCGCAGACCTCCACGAAGCTCAGCAATGAGGTGGACTGTGGGGGCGCCACCTCCACCATCGACCATGCCCTGCAGGTCTCCTGCAACACCGCCTTCGCCAACCTCGGCATGGAACTGGGTGCCGACAAGGTGCGCGAGCAGGCCGAGAAGTTCGGTTTCGACAGCTCCCTGGAGGGTGACCTGAACCCGGCCACCAGCCGCTTCCCGGCCAGCCCGGACAAGCCGCAGACGGCGATGAGCGCCATCGGCCAGTTCGACGTCGCCGCCACCCCGCTGCAGATGGCCGTCGTGGCCGCCGGCATCGCCAATGACGGGCAGGTGATGCAGCCCTACCTGGTGCAGGAGGTGCGCAATCCGGACCTGTCGGTGCTGACCAGCAATGACGCGCGAGAGCTGGAGCGCGCCATGGACACCGACAATGCCCGCGCGCTCAAGCAGATGATGGTCAACGTGGTCACCAATGGCACCGGCACCGCCGCCCGGGTCGGGGGCATCACCGTCGGCGGCAAGACCGGCACCGCGCAGTGGGACCTGAAGAAGAACCCCTATGCCTGGTTCGTCGGCTTCGCCGAGGAGCCGCACGTGGCCATTGCCGTCTTCATCGAGGACGCGCAGGTCTCCCGCAGCGACATCGCCGGTGGCCGACTGGCCGGCCCGGTCTTCGCCGCCGTCGTGGAGTCCATGCGATGA
- a CDS encoding aminodeoxychorismate/anthranilate synthase component II yields MARILVIDNYDSFVYNIVQYLAQIGADVEVWRNDDARFFVDGEFTDEWADGFDGVLLSPGPGTPEEAGVCIDVVRGLTGRLPIFGVCLGLQAMAVALGGTVGRAPELLHGKVSEVFHDQGGVFADLPSPITCTRYHSLAIVPETLPDCLEVTARTASDVIMGVRHREHPVESVQFHPESVLTQGGHQMLARWLVECGDHEAPARATGLSPLMNLG; encoded by the coding sequence ATGGCCCGCATCCTGGTGATCGACAACTACGACAGCTTCGTCTACAACATCGTGCAGTACCTGGCGCAGATCGGTGCCGACGTGGAGGTCTGGCGCAATGACGACGCGCGCTTCTTCGTCGACGGGGAGTTCACCGACGAGTGGGCCGATGGCTTCGACGGAGTCCTGCTCTCACCCGGCCCCGGCACACCGGAGGAAGCGGGGGTGTGCATCGACGTGGTGCGGGGCCTGACCGGGCGGCTTCCCATCTTCGGGGTCTGTCTGGGTCTGCAGGCCATGGCGGTGGCCCTCGGCGGCACCGTGGGGCGTGCCCCGGAGCTGCTGCACGGGAAGGTGAGTGAGGTCTTCCATGACCAGGGTGGCGTCTTCGCGGACCTGCCGAGCCCCATCACCTGCACCCGGTACCACTCACTGGCGATCGTGCCCGAGACCCTGCCGGACTGCCTGGAGGTGACTGCCCGCACCGCCAGCGACGTCATCATGGGCGTGCGGCACCGCGAACACCCGGTGGAGAGTGTGCAGTTCCATCCGGAGAGTGTGCTGACACAGGGCGGGCACCAGATGCTGGCTCGCTGGCTCGTCGAGTGCGGCGACCACGAGGCTCCGGCCCGCGCCACTGGCCTCAGCCCCCTGATGAACCTGGGCTGA
- a CDS encoding DUF881 domain-containing protein, producing MEPRRSLPRQGLARRVLRRVHVASLHQRNRPVSATARFASLLVVVLAGAMMAISARTSGGTDLRPDRNQDLVGLVRSQAEANLELQRKVEAQRNQVDALGVSTGGEDATGRRALEQANKEAGLTPVKGPAMRVTLTDAPLSVKPMGIDEDLLVVHQQDIQMVVNVLWAAGAEAMTIQGQRVTSLTGIKCVGNTVVLRGVPYAPPYVITAIGDPARLEAALATSKEVAVYKEYVDAYRLGWKQERLAQVRMPGYTGSLALEKASVER from the coding sequence GTGGAACCCCGCCGCAGCCTGCCCCGCCAAGGCCTGGCTCGGCGTGTCCTGCGCCGGGTGCACGTCGCCTCGCTGCACCAGCGAAACCGCCCGGTCTCTGCCACCGCACGCTTCGCGTCGCTCCTGGTGGTGGTGCTCGCGGGGGCGATGATGGCCATCAGCGCCCGGACCAGTGGCGGGACGGACCTGCGCCCGGACCGCAACCAGGACCTCGTGGGCCTGGTGCGCAGCCAGGCCGAGGCCAACCTGGAGCTGCAGCGCAAGGTGGAGGCACAGCGCAACCAGGTGGATGCCCTGGGCGTCAGCACCGGCGGTGAGGACGCCACCGGACGTCGCGCACTGGAGCAGGCCAACAAGGAGGCGGGCCTCACCCCGGTCAAGGGCCCCGCGATGCGGGTGACGCTCACCGATGCCCCCCTCAGCGTGAAGCCGATGGGCATCGACGAGGACCTGCTCGTGGTGCACCAACAGGACATCCAGATGGTGGTCAATGTCCTGTGGGCTGCCGGAGCGGAGGCCATGACCATCCAGGGGCAGCGCGTGACCAGCCTGACCGGCATCAAGTGTGTCGGCAATACCGTCGTGCTGCGGGGTGTGCCCTATGCCCCGCCCTATGTGATCACCGCCATCGGGGACCCGGCACGGCTGGAGGCGGCGCTGGCCACCAGCAAGGAGGTGGCCGTCTACAAGGAGTACGTCGACGCATACCGGCTGGGATGGAAGCAGGAGCGTCTGGCGCAGGTGCGGATGCCGGGCTACACGGGCTCGCTGGCCCTGGAGAAGGCGAGCGTCGAACGCTGA